A window of the Brevinematales bacterium genome harbors these coding sequences:
- a CDS encoding leucine-rich repeat protein, with amino-acid sequence MKIVQHLLWVLILPALMVVTGCEVAPTASETFIVDFDSLGGTHVSAQVVSDGGKAIEPNPPSKSDSTFGGWFKDVTFIDPWVFTADTVTANMTLYAKWDGASSEYYVIFDSLGGSGVGAQKIATGSYVAEPDFPYKDGYVFTGWYKEETCVNPWRFTEDQVSSLTVLYAKWLVSPFTFITNVGIRITACSKAFSGVLNIPNTINGIPVTEIGSGAFDECSNITSIFIPDSVTNFVGFTFTFCSGLTNIKLPNNFKRIALGMFGGCTGLTTINIPDSVLRIDPNAFEDCGLISISIPANITNIGQQAFLNCTALTTVNMYPSAAPTLGSSVFSGVAGCTLHLKSGATGYDVSPWTDAGIFSTVQNDL; translated from the coding sequence ATGAAAATCGTACAGCATTTACTTTGGGTTTTAATTTTACCGGCGTTAATGGTGGTTACGGGGTGTGAGGTTGCGCCGACTGCTTCAGAAACGTTTATTGTCGATTTTGATTCCTTAGGCGGAACCCATGTTTCTGCGCAGGTGGTCTCGGATGGAGGAAAGGCGATAGAACCCAATCCGCCTTCAAAATCCGACTCGACATTCGGGGGATGGTTTAAAGATGTTACTTTCATTGATCCCTGGGTATTCACGGCAGACACAGTAACAGCCAACATGACATTATATGCTAAATGGGATGGCGCTTCGAGCGAATACTATGTTATTTTTGATTCGCTTGGCGGAAGCGGTGTGGGTGCGCAAAAAATTGCAACCGGTAGCTATGTAGCCGAGCCGGATTTTCCCTATAAGGATGGGTATGTTTTTACAGGATGGTACAAAGAAGAAACTTGTGTCAATCCTTGGCGGTTTACGGAAGATCAGGTATCAAGTCTGACGGTTTTGTACGCAAAATGGCTGGTTTCTCCGTTCACATTTATTACAAACGTGGGGATTAGAATTACTGCATGTTCGAAGGCTTTTTCAGGGGTATTAAATATTCCTAATACTATCAATGGGATTCCAGTAACCGAGATAGGTTCGGGCGCATTTGACGAATGCTCCAATATTACATCAATTTTTATTCCAGATAGCGTTACCAACTTTGTTGGATTTACGTTTACCTTTTGTTCAGGATTGACGAATATAAAATTACCCAATAACTTTAAAAGGATTGCTCTTGGTATGTTTGGCGGTTGCACAGGATTAACAACGATTAATATTCCCGATAGTGTGCTTCGTATTGACCCAAATGCATTTGAGGATTGCGGATTGATTTCTATAAGTATTCCTGCTAATATAACCAATATCGGCCAGCAGGCGTTTTTAAACTGTACGGCATTAACGACAGTGAATATGTATCCTTCTGCGGCTCCTACTCTTGGGTCGTCTGTATTCAGCGGTGTAGCAGGATGTACTTTACACCTGAAATCAGGGGCGACCGGTTATGATGTCAGCCCTTGGACGGACGCGGGTATTTTCAGTACGGTTCAAAACGATCTATAA